The following are encoded together in the Actinoplanes sp. N902-109 genome:
- the truB gene encoding tRNA pseudouridine(55) synthase TruB: MTSHDVVARIRRLAKTRRVGHGGTLDPMATGVLIIGVNRATRLLTYVIGARKSYAATIRLGQSTVTDDAEGDVTTTAATGGVTEAAIRAELAARTGEIDQVPSAVSAIKINGQRAYKRVRDGEDVELAARRVTIFEQEILAVRRTAEHVDVDIDVTCSSGTYIRAIARDLGTALGVGGHLTALRRTAVGRMTLAEAATLDQLEERAPDVVSLPIADAARQAFPQRQATPEEARVLSHGGPLEPVGIEGPYAVFDPAGNVLAVVSERAGKARAEIVLSPAG; the protein is encoded by the coding sequence ATGACCTCGCACGACGTGGTGGCCCGGATCCGGCGGCTGGCCAAGACCCGCCGGGTGGGCCATGGTGGCACCCTCGACCCGATGGCCACCGGGGTGTTGATCATCGGCGTCAACCGGGCGACGCGGCTGTTGACGTACGTGATCGGGGCTCGCAAGAGCTATGCCGCGACGATCCGGCTGGGCCAGTCGACGGTCACCGACGACGCCGAGGGTGACGTGACCACGACCGCGGCCACCGGCGGGGTCACCGAGGCGGCGATCCGGGCGGAGCTGGCCGCGCGCACCGGCGAGATCGACCAGGTGCCGAGCGCGGTCAGCGCGATCAAGATCAACGGTCAGCGCGCCTACAAGCGGGTGCGCGACGGCGAGGACGTCGAGCTGGCCGCCCGCCGGGTGACGATCTTCGAGCAGGAGATCCTGGCCGTCCGGCGTACGGCTGAGCACGTCGACGTGGACATCGACGTCACCTGCTCGAGTGGCACCTACATCCGCGCCATCGCCCGCGACCTCGGCACCGCCCTGGGTGTCGGTGGTCACCTGACCGCCCTGCGGCGCACGGCGGTGGGCCGCATGACGCTGGCCGAGGCGGCCACGCTCGACCAGCTCGAGGAGCGCGCGCCGGACGTCGTCTCGCTGCCGATCGCCGACGCGGCCCGGCAGGCGTTCCCGCAGCGGCAGGCCACCCCGGAGGAAGCGCGGGTGCTCAGCCATGGCGGCCCGCTCGAGCCGGTGGGCATCGAGGGGCCGTACGCGGTGTTCGACCCGGCCGGCAACGTCCTCGCCGTCGTCTCCGAGCGGGCCGGCAAGGCCCGGGCCGAGATTGTGCTGAGCCCGGCCGGCTAG
- a CDS encoding bifunctional oligoribonuclease/PAP phosphatase NrnA — protein sequence MTDTVSRAVAAAVAEFQAENDEWAAAVEVVEQLAPDDRVLLICHVNPDGDALGSMLGFGLGLRRLGVRTVQATFPGPFEVPAPFTEMPGLDLLVPAEQADPAPDLVVVFDVAAESRMGALADRLQSAGASIVLDHHASNTGFGEVRLVDPQAAATSVVVEELLDRLDVPLDAEIAECLYIALATDTGSFRFDMTTPRVHEMAARLIETGIRPGEISRRIFDSRPFGAMKLFADVLARAEFEPDAAGGHGMVWTYATLDDLERHGQRPYVLDALIDPVRCVAEADVSVVVKQLAEAEWAVSLRSKGAVDVSAVAVALRGGGHRLAAGFTGYGTPSEVVATVRWQLTRHVIV from the coding sequence GTGACGGACACGGTCTCCCGGGCCGTTGCGGCCGCAGTCGCGGAGTTCCAGGCCGAGAACGACGAGTGGGCCGCCGCCGTGGAGGTGGTCGAGCAGCTGGCTCCGGACGACCGTGTCCTGCTCATCTGTCACGTCAACCCGGACGGCGACGCGCTGGGCAGCATGCTCGGCTTCGGGCTGGGCCTGCGCCGGCTGGGGGTGCGCACCGTGCAGGCGACGTTCCCGGGGCCGTTCGAGGTGCCGGCGCCGTTCACCGAGATGCCCGGCCTCGACCTGCTGGTCCCGGCCGAGCAGGCGGATCCCGCGCCGGACCTGGTGGTGGTGTTCGACGTGGCGGCCGAGTCCCGGATGGGCGCGCTGGCCGACCGGCTGCAGAGTGCCGGTGCCTCGATCGTGCTCGACCACCATGCGAGCAACACCGGCTTCGGCGAGGTACGCCTCGTCGACCCTCAGGCCGCGGCGACCTCGGTGGTCGTGGAGGAGCTGCTCGACCGGCTCGACGTCCCGCTGGACGCCGAGATCGCCGAATGCCTCTACATCGCGCTGGCCACCGACACCGGCTCGTTCCGGTTCGACATGACGACGCCGCGGGTGCACGAGATGGCGGCGCGGCTGATCGAGACGGGCATCCGGCCGGGGGAGATCTCCCGGCGGATCTTCGACAGCCGTCCGTTCGGGGCGATGAAGCTGTTCGCCGACGTGCTGGCCCGGGCCGAGTTCGAGCCGGACGCGGCGGGCGGGCACGGCATGGTGTGGACCTACGCCACGCTCGACGACCTCGAACGGCACGGGCAACGGCCGTATGTGCTGGACGCGCTCATCGATCCGGTGCGTTGCGTGGCCGAGGCCGATGTCTCAGTGGTGGTCAAGCAGCTCGCCGAGGCGGAGTGGGCGGTGTCGTTGCGCAGCAAGGGCGCGGTCGACGTCAGCGCGGTGGCAGTTGCGCTGCGTGGCGGCGGGCACCGCCTGGCGGCCGGCTTCACCGGCTACGGCACCCCGAGTGAGGTGGTGGCGACAGTGCGTTGGCAACTGACCCGCCATGTGATCGTCTAG
- a CDS encoding MATE family efflux transporter — MSLPAEVADRTLTRRITALALPALVVLAAEPLYVLVDTAVVGHLGRVPLAAVAVGGTVLSLAVWFGTLMAYGTTGRAARHFGAGERAAAVAEGVQASWLALGTGVLLVVLAQLFAGPLARALAGDPQAAGSAAHWLRIAALGVPGLLLAAAGNGWMRGVQDTRRPLYFVLGANVLSAILCPLLVYAAGWGLTGSAVANVTAQSLTGALFCWAIVRERVPLRPVPAVIGNQLVLGRDLLIRGAAFQACWLSATAVASRFGVAAVGAHQIALQLWFFAALALDAVAIAAQSLVGAALGAGDEPAARAVARRVTLVGGVAGVAFAVLAAAGAGVIPSLFTSDPGVHEQAAVVWPWLAGMLPFAGVVYALDGVMIGAGDVGYLRTMTLIGALGGFLPLIWLSYARHWGLPGIWAGLAMFTLVRLVALVLRWRGPRWAVVGATR; from the coding sequence ATGAGCCTGCCCGCTGAGGTCGCTGACCGCACCCTCACCCGGCGCATCACCGCGCTGGCGCTGCCGGCCCTGGTCGTGCTCGCCGCTGAGCCGCTGTACGTGCTCGTCGACACCGCAGTGGTCGGCCACCTCGGCCGGGTGCCGCTGGCCGCCGTTGCGGTCGGCGGCACCGTGCTGTCCCTCGCCGTCTGGTTCGGCACCCTGATGGCGTACGGGACGACCGGTCGCGCCGCCCGCCACTTCGGTGCCGGTGAGCGAGCCGCCGCGGTGGCCGAGGGGGTGCAGGCGTCCTGGCTCGCCCTGGGCACCGGTGTGCTGCTGGTCGTCCTCGCGCAGCTCTTCGCCGGCCCGCTCGCCCGGGCCCTCGCCGGCGACCCACAGGCCGCCGGGTCCGCCGCCCACTGGTTGCGCATCGCCGCGCTCGGGGTGCCCGGCCTGCTGCTGGCCGCGGCGGGCAACGGCTGGATGCGCGGGGTGCAGGACACCCGCCGGCCGCTGTACTTCGTGCTCGGCGCCAACGTGCTGTCCGCGATTCTGTGCCCGCTGCTCGTGTACGCCGCGGGCTGGGGGCTGACCGGGTCCGCGGTGGCCAACGTGACCGCTCAGTCCCTCACCGGTGCGCTGTTCTGCTGGGCGATCGTCCGGGAGCGGGTGCCGCTGCGCCCGGTGCCCGCGGTCATCGGCAACCAGCTCGTGCTCGGCCGTGACTTGCTGATCCGCGGCGCGGCGTTCCAGGCCTGCTGGCTGTCAGCGACCGCGGTGGCGTCCCGCTTCGGCGTGGCGGCGGTCGGCGCCCACCAGATCGCGCTGCAACTGTGGTTCTTCGCCGCGCTGGCCCTGGATGCGGTCGCCATCGCCGCGCAGTCGCTGGTCGGGGCGGCGCTGGGAGCGGGCGACGAACCGGCGGCCCGGGCGGTCGCCCGCCGGGTCACCCTCGTCGGCGGGGTGGCCGGGGTGGCGTTCGCGGTGCTGGCGGCGGCTGGTGCGGGGGTCATCCCCAGCCTGTTCACCAGCGATCCGGGAGTGCATGAGCAGGCGGCGGTGGTGTGGCCCTGGCTCGCCGGGATGCTGCCGTTCGCCGGCGTGGTCTACGCCCTCGACGGGGTGATGATCGGGGCCGGCGATGTCGGTTATCTGCGGACCATGACGTTGATCGGGGCGCTGGGCGGCTTCCTCCCGCTGATCTGGTTGTCGTACGCGCGGCACTGGGGTCTGCCCGGCATCTGGGCCGGCCTCGCGATGTTCACGCTGGTCCGGCTGGTAGCGCTGGTGCTGCGGTGGCGTGGGCCGCGCTGGGCGGTGGTGGGCGCGACCCGCTGA